One part of the uncultured Bacteroides sp. genome encodes these proteins:
- a CDS encoding RagB/SusD family nutrient uptake outer membrane protein, with protein sequence MKKNKYISLLLAATLSLGTISCSDMLDEEPKSTLTPEFFQTGQGLQAGVISAYSGLKWLYGPDGALCFTVAGTDEFTSTNAMNGTLGSFDTYDVNLSPSNGSVANYWGNGLQFINTCNGVIQYGANASGLTDVERKALLAEAHFLRGYYYYLLTMYYGAVPLDLGSGKLAFNTTPTTTSVRDSRADVFNAIIEDLIYAKENLTDKPSESGRVAKPAAMHFLAKAYLTRAGLECAQSTDYQNAYTEAMNLINNAATYSVSLTKDFANINLEGHENDPEVLFNVQRTWTSSGPNLTFDESNDGSFAVSNKGNRANFYFTSGYENVKVKTGTTTKAVVPRSIQYQRPWRMIMPTKWLVYNAFAEKVNDARWDGSFRTEWMAGVDFTVKGRSVKTGSLAIKLSLNDTETAAAEDSVAANGTIYKPYALYYWSMLYNADGTYKNGDVQYIYPDLKKYDDTKRSNMNYDSNRPFILARLGETYLIAAEAAMYLNKKSEAKDLINVIRERAAYRSTLTDAELVVRKAAMDITANDVTIDFILDERAREMCGESWRWIDLVRTNKLLERVKLYNLRGKNNIQEYHKLRPIPQSQIDLLSDPTQKSVYQNPGYN encoded by the coding sequence ATGAAGAAAAATAAATATATCAGCTTATTATTAGCTGCAACACTTAGTCTGGGTACGATTTCTTGCTCAGACATGTTGGATGAGGAGCCAAAATCAACGCTTACTCCTGAGTTTTTCCAGACTGGTCAAGGATTGCAAGCTGGTGTGATTTCAGCTTATTCGGGTTTGAAATGGCTTTACGGTCCTGATGGTGCTTTATGTTTTACTGTTGCAGGTACCGATGAGTTTACAAGTACAAATGCAATGAATGGAACATTAGGCTCGTTTGATACTTATGATGTTAACCTGTCTCCTTCAAATGGTTCTGTTGCCAATTACTGGGGAAATGGTTTGCAATTTATCAATACTTGTAATGGGGTAATACAATATGGGGCAAATGCTTCAGGACTTACCGATGTAGAAAGAAAAGCATTGTTAGCTGAAGCTCACTTCTTACGTGGATATTACTATTATTTACTAACCATGTATTACGGTGCAGTTCCATTGGATCTGGGTTCTGGTAAGCTGGCATTCAATACCACTCCTACAACCACTTCTGTACGCGATTCAAGAGCAGATGTATTTAATGCTATTATTGAAGATTTAATCTATGCAAAGGAAAACCTGACAGATAAACCTTCTGAATCTGGTCGTGTTGCTAAACCTGCAGCTATGCATTTCTTAGCTAAAGCTTATCTTACAAGAGCTGGTCTTGAATGTGCTCAGTCTACCGACTACCAGAATGCTTATACAGAAGCAATGAATCTGATTAATAATGCAGCAACTTACAGCGTTTCTTTAACTAAGGATTTTGCTAATATTAATTTGGAAGGACATGAAAACGATCCTGAAGTTCTTTTCAATGTACAACGTACATGGACTTCATCTGGTCCGAACCTTACTTTTGATGAATCAAATGATGGTAGCTTTGCTGTATCCAATAAAGGTAACCGTGCCAACTTCTATTTTACTTCTGGTTATGAAAACGTGAAAGTAAAAACTGGTACCACAACAAAAGCTGTAGTTCCTCGTAGTATACAGTATCAGCGTCCTTGGCGTATGATTATGCCTACGAAATGGTTGGTATACAATGCTTTTGCTGAAAAAGTAAATGATGCTCGCTGGGATGGATCTTTCCGTACAGAATGGATGGCAGGTGTTGATTTTACAGTTAAAGGACGTAGCGTAAAAACAGGTTCATTGGCTATCAAGTTGTCTTTAAATGATACAGAAACTGCTGCAGCAGAAGATTCAGTAGCTGCAAATGGCACAATCTATAAACCTTATGCACTTTATTATTGGAGCATGCTTTATAATGCTGACGGTACATACAAGAATGGTGATGTTCAGTACATTTATCCTGACCTGAAGAAATATGATGATACTAAGAGATCTAATATGAATTATGACTCTAACCGTCCGTTTATTCTTGCTCGTTTAGGAGAAACATACCTGATTGCTGCAGAAGCTGCTATGTATCTTAATAAAAAATCAGAAGCTAAAGATTTGATAAATGTAATTCGTGAGCGTGCTGCTTATCGTTCTACTTTAACAGATGCTGAACTGGTTGTTCGTAAAGCTGCAATGGATATTACAGCAAATGATGTTACTATTGATTTTATTCTTGATGAACGTGCTCGTGAAATGTGTGGTGAAAGCTGGAGATGGATTGACCTGGTTCGTACCAATAAGTTGCTTGAAAGAGTGAAGTTGTATAATCTTAGAGGAAAGAATAATATCCAGGAATATCACAAACTGCGTCCTATTCCTCAGAGCCAGATTGACTTGTTAAGCGACCCTACTCAGAAGTCTGTTTATCAGAACCCTGGCTATAATTAA